One Mobula birostris isolate sMobBir1 chromosome 4, sMobBir1.hap1, whole genome shotgun sequence DNA window includes the following coding sequences:
- the purg gene encoding transcriptional regulator protein Pur-beta: protein MADRDSEGESGAPAEATVLQDSPLPPADPLPEGEEENTAAAREDEEAAADEASPTAEPPPPPPLLLQTQELASKRVDIQNKRFYLDVKQNAKGRFLKIAEVGTAGRKSRLTVSMPLAAEMRDRLGDFIEHYAQLGPGGGGIGDASSRRPPPPHHHQPLHPPIQAQPQARAQLAPGEVPPQRVLKSEYLVRENRKYYLDLKENQRGRFLRIRQTMSRGPGWGYSGQGQTIALPAQGLIEFRDALARLIEDFGVGGGPGPGGGSGELGDGTIALVPPELPEGTSVPVDNKRFFFDVGSNRYGVFLRVSEVKPAYRHSITVPSKAWARFGDNFIRYAEEMRAIQEKRRDRRAELSRETVANSEEEEEED, encoded by the coding sequence ATGGCGGACAGAGACAGCGAGGGTGAGAGTGGGGCGCCGGCCGAGGCCACGGTGCTCCAGGACTCTCCGTTACCGCCCGCTGACCCGCTCCCCGAAGGGGAAGAGGAGAACACAGCAGCGGCTAGGGAGGATGAGGAGGCGGCGGCGGATGAGGCCTCGCCTACTGCCGAACCCCCACCGCCGCCGCCGTTGCTACTGCAGACCCAGGAGTTAGCCTCGAAGCGGGTGGACATCCAAAACAAGCGCTTCTACCTGGATGTTAAGCAGAACGCCAAAGGCCGCTTCCTGAAGATTGCCGAGGTGGGCACAGCGGGCCGCAAGAGTCGGCTCACCGTCTCTATGCCGCTGGCGGCCGAGATGCGCGACCGGCTGGGCGACTTCATCGAACACTACGCGCAGCTCGGGCCCGGCGGAGGAGGAATTGGCGACGCCAGTTCCCGCAGGCCTCCGCCACCGCACCACCATCAACCCCTCCACCCGCCGATACAAGCCCAGCCACAAGCTCGGGCCCAGCTGGCTCCAGGGGAGGTGCCGCCGCAGCGGGTTCTGAAAAGCGAGTACCTAGTGCGGGAAAACCGCAAGTATTACCTGGACTTGAAGGAAAACCAGCGCGGCCGGTTCTTGCGCATCCGCCAGACCATGAGCCGAGGCCCGGGTTGGGGCTACTCGGGACAGGGACAGACCATCGCCCTCCCTGCTCAAGGCCTTATCGAGTTCAGGGACGCTTTGGCCCGGTTGATCGAGGATTTTGGCGTTGGCGGTGGGCCAGGCCCGGGAGGCGGAAGCGGCGAGCTGGGCGACGGCACCATAGCCCTTGTGCCGCCGGAGTTGCCCGAAGGCACCTCTGTGCCCGTCGACAACAAGAGGTTCTTTTTCGATGTCGGCTCCAATCGCTACGGGGTGTTTCTGAGGGTGAGCGAAGTCAAGCCGGCTTACCGCCACTCCATCACCGTCCCTAGCAAAGCCTGGGCCCGTTTCGGCGATAACTTCATCCGGTATGCCGAGGAGATGAGGGCAATCCAGGAGAAGCGGAGGGACAGGAGAGCCGAGCTGTCCAGGGAGACGGTGGCGAACagtgaagaggaagaagaggaagactGA